A single window of Methylocella tundrae DNA harbors:
- a CDS encoding UvrD-helicase domain-containing protein: MDGRKKRLPDHPARFAALTELDRSLLVEAGAGSGKTSVMAGRVAMLLARGVEPKHIAAITFTEFAASELMSRISRFVTALADGKIPEDLEIAFPQGISPAQRKNLHRANNLIDQLVCTTIHGFAQSVIKPYPIEAGIDPGAEIIDPVEGDLAFAEIYEAWIRERLSGEAGDDIVAELVLADEDGGLALIREVANFRRRNRDACPGSIDWSATLVETFTKATANFSAELVRMEFQEEETASRAQRFGDLGQTIAGLARDATAPCRGLVGILNLTNPSACFTQAGGARQLKTLGRWQTAAAAAGRPKAAGTEAHQGAKSRYDACHDAFAALRTQTAAEVLARIARSMDGLIANWQAWKRDAALLDFDDLLYTARDLVREHETVRQALAGRFRHVLVDEFQDTDPLQIDLLWRLCGESVEEADAAPLKRSLRPGALFLVGDPKQAIYRFRGADVNAYISARDAIGADALLKITANFRSVEPILTFVNTTFETPLSTALGQPGFTELAATRSAEPKTLAVAALDIATADDAKASEKRDAEADRIAELCRRLVGNRLVRDRDGALRPARLGDIALLAPVGTELWRFEEALETCGIAVSTQAGKGFFRRQEIKDLIALTRTLADGRDTLALGALLRGPLVGLTEAELLEIAEGLPLDPDQPDRLPQLNLWTDPDEINHELASGLIRSLQSLAKQARSTTPYALLSDAVGILNVRAQLQRRFKAGADRAQANIDVFLDMSRAYDVRGLRAFARDMRANWEDAVRQVEGRPDAEEQSVALITIHASKGLEWPIVIPINMTGRPKSDSGLMHDRRADLFSIPVLGIAPEDYADIQDRNAEELERERVRLWYVAATRARDLLVLPRHSPDLANGAWARLVEFDLPSQPAIDPEEVGDPMPSPSLPQENPQSREIFAEEAKRIVEGHRKIEWRQPSRSETSEAAELRREPVFATVESLEEFQDARQPIAGSATRGTLLHKLIEEVLNGEAADDAPALVARAKELLMQLAIAPSESAKDGISPEEIAATVVRTLNLPEIAEMRPRLVPELVVLASHKVDHREIIVSGVADAVAYNSEGQIETIIDWKSDVEVDAARLASYRAQIETYRQETGAKRAFLVLMTLGKVLPG; the protein is encoded by the coding sequence ATGGACGGCAGGAAAAAGCGGCTCCCCGATCATCCGGCGCGCTTCGCCGCCCTCACCGAACTCGATCGCTCTCTTCTCGTCGAGGCGGGGGCAGGATCGGGCAAGACATCGGTCATGGCCGGCCGCGTCGCCATGCTGCTCGCTCGCGGCGTCGAGCCGAAGCATATCGCGGCCATCACTTTCACCGAGTTCGCGGCCAGCGAATTGATGAGCCGCATCTCGCGTTTCGTCACCGCCTTGGCGGACGGAAAAATCCCTGAGGATCTCGAGATCGCCTTTCCGCAAGGCATCTCCCCCGCGCAGAGGAAAAACCTGCACCGGGCGAACAATCTGATCGACCAACTGGTCTGCACGACAATCCATGGTTTTGCGCAGTCGGTGATCAAACCCTACCCGATCGAAGCCGGGATCGATCCCGGCGCGGAGATCATCGATCCGGTCGAGGGGGACCTCGCCTTCGCGGAAATCTACGAGGCCTGGATCCGCGAGCGGCTCTCCGGCGAGGCTGGCGACGACATCGTCGCCGAGCTCGTTCTCGCTGACGAAGATGGAGGGCTTGCGCTCATTCGGGAAGTCGCCAATTTTCGCCGGCGCAATCGCGACGCGTGTCCGGGCTCCATCGACTGGTCCGCAACACTTGTGGAGACATTCACGAAAGCGACGGCGAATTTTTCCGCTGAACTTGTCCGCATGGAGTTTCAGGAAGAGGAGACGGCGTCAAGGGCGCAGCGTTTCGGCGATCTCGGTCAAACCATCGCCGGTTTGGCCCGCGACGCAACTGCGCCATGCCGCGGTCTGGTCGGGATACTGAACCTCACCAATCCCTCCGCCTGCTTCACGCAGGCCGGCGGGGCTCGGCAACTTAAGACGCTGGGCCGATGGCAAACGGCCGCCGCTGCGGCGGGAAGGCCGAAGGCTGCCGGAACAGAAGCCCATCAGGGCGCCAAATCGCGTTACGACGCCTGTCACGACGCCTTCGCCGCGCTCCGCACGCAGACCGCCGCCGAGGTCCTTGCGCGCATCGCCCGATCGATGGACGGCCTCATCGCGAATTGGCAAGCCTGGAAGCGCGATGCGGCGCTGCTCGATTTCGACGACCTGCTCTATACGGCGCGAGATCTCGTGCGCGAGCATGAAACCGTCAGACAGGCGCTGGCCGGACGGTTTCGCCATGTTCTGGTCGATGAGTTTCAGGACACGGACCCTCTGCAGATCGACCTCCTTTGGCGCCTGTGCGGCGAATCCGTCGAAGAGGCCGACGCTGCTCCTCTCAAACGGTCGTTGCGGCCAGGGGCGCTGTTTCTCGTTGGCGATCCCAAACAGGCGATCTACCGTTTCCGCGGCGCCGATGTGAACGCCTATATCAGCGCGCGCGACGCCATCGGCGCCGATGCGCTGTTGAAGATCACCGCGAACTTCAGGTCGGTCGAGCCGATCCTGACATTCGTCAACACCACTTTTGAAACTCCGCTGTCGACGGCCCTCGGCCAACCCGGTTTCACGGAACTGGCGGCGACGCGCAGCGCCGAGCCGAAAACTCTTGCGGTGGCGGCGCTCGATATCGCGACCGCAGACGATGCGAAAGCCAGCGAAAAGCGCGACGCCGAGGCGGATCGGATCGCCGAACTCTGCCGCCGGCTCGTCGGCAATCGTCTTGTCCGCGATCGTGATGGCGCTCTGCGGCCGGCCCGGCTGGGCGACATCGCCTTGCTTGCGCCTGTCGGCACGGAGCTCTGGCGATTCGAGGAAGCCCTCGAGACCTGCGGCATCGCCGTTTCGACCCAGGCGGGAAAGGGCTTCTTCCGGCGTCAGGAAATCAAGGATCTCATCGCTTTGACACGAACGCTCGCCGATGGCCGCGACACGCTGGCGCTCGGCGCGCTGCTGAGAGGCCCTCTGGTCGGGCTGACGGAAGCCGAATTGCTCGAGATTGCCGAAGGCCTGCCTTTGGATCCAGATCAACCGGATCGTCTGCCCCAGCTCAATCTCTGGACCGATCCCGACGAGATCAACCACGAACTCGCGAGCGGACTTATCCGGTCGTTGCAATCTCTCGCCAAGCAAGCTCGCTCGACGACGCCTTACGCCTTGCTGAGCGACGCCGTCGGCATCCTGAACGTCCGGGCGCAGCTTCAGCGGCGTTTCAAGGCGGGCGCCGATCGCGCGCAGGCCAATATCGATGTTTTCCTCGACATGTCGCGCGCCTATGACGTTCGCGGTCTGCGCGCCTTTGCGCGCGACATGCGCGCGAATTGGGAGGACGCGGTTCGTCAGGTCGAGGGCCGTCCCGACGCCGAAGAGCAGTCCGTCGCCCTCATCACAATCCATGCGTCCAAGGGGCTCGAATGGCCCATCGTGATCCCGATCAACATGACAGGCCGCCCGAAATCGGATTCTGGGCTCATGCACGACCGCAGGGCCGATCTGTTCTCTATCCCCGTTCTCGGAATCGCGCCTGAGGACTATGCCGACATACAGGATCGCAACGCGGAAGAACTCGAACGCGAACGGGTCCGGCTCTGGTATGTGGCCGCAACGCGGGCGCGCGATCTCCTTGTGCTGCCCCGGCATTCGCCGGATTTGGCGAACGGCGCCTGGGCCAGACTGGTCGAATTCGACTTGCCATCGCAGCCAGCGATAGATCCCGAGGAGGTCGGCGACCCGATGCCGTCGCCTTCCCTTCCTCAGGAAAACCCTCAATCGCGCGAAATATTCGCCGAGGAAGCGAAGCGCATCGTCGAGGGCCATCGCAAGATCGAATGGCGTCAGCCCAGCCGCAGTGAAACGAGTGAGGCTGCGGAACTCCGGCGCGAACCGGTTTTTGCAACCGTCGAATCTCTTGAGGAATTCCAGGATGCGCGGCAACCCATCGCCGGTAGCGCAACCCGAGGAACGCTCCTTCACAAACTGATCGAGGAAGTGCTGAACGGCGAGGCGGCGGACGACGCGCCGGCTCTCGTCGCACGCGCTAAGGAATTGCTGATGCAGCTTGCGATCGCGCCATCTGAATCGGCGAAGGACGGAATTTCGCCCGAGGAGATTGCAGCGACCGTCGTCAGAACGTTGAACCTTCCTGAAATTGCCGAAATGCGTCCGCGGCTTGTCCCCGAACTCGTGGTCCTGGCGAGCCACAAAGTCGATCATCGCGAGATTATCGTTTCCGGCGTCGCCGACGCTGTCGCTTATAATTCCGAGGGCCAAATCGAGACGATCATCGATTGGAAAAGCGACGTCGAAGTCGACGCCGCCCGACTGGCGTCCTACCGCGCACAGATTGAAACCTATCGTCAGGAAACCGGCGCGAAGCGGGCTTTTCTGGTCCTCATGACGCTGGGCAAGGTGTTGCCCGGATAG
- a CDS encoding exonuclease domain-containing protein, with protein MNSDPSLSWPVFFDCEASSLDGYIIEIGWAFIAMDSGEIVSAAHLVRPAPDWKIRDAWSPKSERLHGISLAHLREHGRRVEEIARIMNAELAGRELFSDACSYDERWLRQVFDAAGVEPSFIFRRTDPGILLERAAADQSFDQARLHQAMEEAEQNRRHRAEADALIWAELWRMVMQRP; from the coding sequence ATGAACAGCGATCCATCCTTGTCCTGGCCGGTCTTCTTCGATTGCGAAGCGTCGAGCCTCGACGGCTATATCATTGAGATCGGCTGGGCCTTCATCGCCATGGACAGCGGAGAAATCGTTTCCGCCGCTCATCTCGTTCGTCCGGCGCCCGACTGGAAAATCAGAGACGCGTGGAGCCCGAAATCGGAAAGGCTGCATGGCATTTCCCTCGCGCATTTGCGCGAGCACGGTCGGCGGGTCGAAGAAATCGCCCGGATCATGAATGCAGAGCTCGCCGGCCGCGAGCTCTTCTCGGATGCCTGCTCCTACGACGAGAGGTGGCTCCGTCAGGTGTTCGATGCGGCCGGCGTCGAGCCCTCTTTCATTTTTCGCCGCACCGACCCCGGAATCTTGCTCGAGCGGGCGGCCGCGGATCAAAGTTTCGATCAGGCGCGTCTGCATCAGGCCATGGAAGAGGCGGAGCAAAATCGCCGCCACCGCGCCGAAGCCGACGCCCTCATCTGGGCGGAGCTGTGGCGAATGGTGATGCAACGCCCCTAA
- a CDS encoding spermidine synthase, whose protein sequence is MIPWSLLDKAQIPGGGGELRLMQRGAEFSIRLGQTELMNSRLSGSEEALATLSCARIRTRERPRILIGGLGMGFTLRAALAAVVAEAEIIVAELAPAVVAWARGPMAELFQSSLTDPRVSILESDVGPLIRSGRSTYDAILLDVDNGPEGLSRKANDGLYDMEGLKAARAALRPGGVLAVWSSGPDRSFAQRLRKAGFGVDEVRVRANGARGGARHVIWIATHTDPTDNDVCS, encoded by the coding sequence GTGATTCCCTGGTCCCTGCTCGACAAGGCGCAAATACCCGGAGGCGGCGGTGAACTCCGCCTCATGCAGCGTGGCGCCGAATTCTCGATCAGGCTGGGCCAAACCGAACTGATGAACAGTCGCCTCAGCGGGTCCGAGGAGGCGCTCGCCACCCTCTCTTGCGCGAGAATTCGAACCCGCGAGCGGCCACGGATACTGATCGGCGGGCTGGGCATGGGCTTCACGCTCCGCGCCGCGCTTGCTGCAGTCGTCGCCGAGGCCGAGATCATCGTCGCAGAACTGGCGCCCGCTGTCGTGGCATGGGCCCGCGGTCCGATGGCGGAGCTCTTCCAGAGCAGCCTGACGGATCCACGCGTCAGCATTCTGGAATCGGATGTCGGCCCCCTGATAAGGTCTGGCCGGTCGACTTACGATGCAATCTTGCTCGATGTCGATAACGGCCCCGAGGGTCTGAGCCGCAAAGCCAATGATGGACTATACGACATGGAAGGATTGAAGGCCGCCCGCGCGGCGCTGCGTCCCGGCGGCGTCCTGGCCGTATGGTCATCGGGACCAGACAGGAGTTTCGCCCAGCGACTTCGCAAGGCCGGTTTTGGCGTGGATGAAGTCCGGGTGCGCGCCAACGGAGCGCGTGGCGGCGCGCGGCACGTCATCTGGATCGCGACCCACACTGATCCGACGGACAACGATGTTTGTTCCTGA
- a CDS encoding WYL domain-containing protein: MVAIEKTALRWGVERRLEFTEFRLFWEGQVNRGDLMDAFGVSVNQASTDLNRYIGMAPDNMVYDKSARTYIRGIRFEPRFLKPDASRYLSQLCSVADGILHHTDAWIGQLPPCVTAPTPLRGVDAETLRSVLAAIRRREAIEVKYQSLSRPEPSRRWIAPHAIAFDGFRWHTRAFCLSEKCFRDFLLSRILEIRGIRDSSVPPDADRDWNEEVTLEISPHPALSETQAKVIAIDYGMRGGRVRIKVRRALLYYALRRLGLDTDPKARRPQDQQIVLLNREVIYENHR, translated from the coding sequence ATGGTGGCGATTGAGAAGACGGCCCTGCGATGGGGCGTCGAGCGACGACTCGAATTCACCGAGTTCCGATTGTTTTGGGAGGGGCAAGTGAATCGGGGAGATCTGATGGATGCGTTCGGGGTATCGGTGAACCAAGCGTCCACAGACCTGAACCGCTACATCGGAATGGCGCCCGACAACATGGTCTACGACAAGAGCGCCCGGACTTATATTCGCGGTATCCGGTTCGAGCCGCGGTTTCTTAAGCCAGATGCCAGTCGCTACCTTTCGCAACTTTGTTCAGTAGCTGACGGCATCCTTCACCACACCGACGCCTGGATAGGGCAGTTACCGCCCTGTGTTACAGCGCCCACGCCCCTACGAGGCGTCGATGCCGAAACCCTTCGCTCGGTATTGGCTGCAATCCGGCGGCGCGAGGCGATCGAGGTCAAGTACCAATCGCTCTCTCGGCCCGAACCTAGTCGGCGCTGGATCGCGCCCCACGCAATCGCGTTCGACGGATTCCGCTGGCACACACGAGCTTTCTGCCTTTCGGAAAAGTGCTTCAGGGACTTTCTCCTCTCCCGCATACTCGAAATCCGCGGCATCAGAGATAGCAGCGTGCCGCCCGACGCAGATCGGGACTGGAACGAAGAGGTCACGCTTGAGATCAGCCCGCATCCCGCGCTTTCGGAAACACAAGCGAAGGTAATCGCGATCGACTACGGAATGCGCGGCGGCAGGGTCAGGATCAAGGTGCGTCGGGCGCTGCTTTACTATGCTCTCAGGCGCCTCGGGCTCGACACCGATCCGAAGGCACGCCGACCGCAAGACCAGCAAATTGTGCTCCTAAATCGAGAGGTTATCTATGAAAATCATAGATAA
- a CDS encoding sigma-70 family RNA polymerase sigma factor, translated as MKIIDKISKILGTFSKVTNERELHPLDPAELRMIANARVEQLAEFARSPRLHGVDPKGDSPLHLAARMGNLALCDLFVRSGADPRAKNHDRHTPADVASSEGHRLVAQLLFSLADNPPIEDSDAALAVGRLGHFAGAQTKAVRAGTFQSAAIEREEDRAAFGEPQTFEPEEDAERFFYRSAGGPVSGTFVALGTSASQGANDADVDWELDLSPTQIAGEGIGSEAAVTPDLAGDDDFLKVRRRGRRSIKPAALPSSTRLSIAPECCLNWATEILEKGYFCSDDVDALISFCEGNGDSDELRSNLLRILDAAGLESFDEAINCEDALWDIRSDISADDLAEALESACSRATRLPGTSRFNMDKAIEARLLEPLLRAKRDLQLGILACEPAVHEILANLDKLIDGSVQTGFVTMRPIVPSRPDEAETAAFFKAGQALRYWNLAGRVMDGRRRREALEALEALDLSLVFHNALVGVLAEHEHYLEASRRLDAMISAIERLIIEHLPYARRFAARNVEAGEDPEDVFQVAFMGLQRSTLRFDPERGYRFVIYATFWMKQVLTRWRADEGAIVRIPMHRHQKLAKLDEAVERLEGSHGRPPTESELAEELGWDLKDVKLFLDIPRHYSDLEGLEQWEGAISGPEQEEALGQVEAARIISEALAELPDPDRQAEVIRMRYGIGRDRDMTLEEIGQIYRVTRERIRQIEAMGLEHLSHPRRKRRLQTLMGL; from the coding sequence ATGAAAATCATAGATAAAATCTCAAAGATACTGGGCACTTTCAGCAAAGTCACGAATGAACGAGAACTTCATCCGCTTGACCCAGCTGAGCTCCGGATGATTGCAAACGCCCGTGTGGAGCAGCTCGCCGAATTCGCTAGGTCGCCGCGCCTGCACGGGGTGGATCCCAAAGGCGATTCTCCACTGCATCTTGCCGCGCGGATGGGCAACCTAGCCTTGTGTGATCTGTTCGTCAGGTCAGGTGCTGATCCTCGCGCAAAGAACCATGATCGTCATACTCCTGCCGACGTTGCCTCAAGCGAGGGCCATCGTCTTGTGGCGCAGCTGCTCTTCTCGCTCGCCGACAATCCGCCCATCGAGGATTCAGATGCCGCGCTGGCCGTTGGGCGGCTTGGACACTTCGCCGGCGCACAGACAAAGGCGGTGCGAGCGGGGACGTTTCAGTCTGCGGCAATTGAACGGGAGGAAGATCGGGCTGCGTTTGGCGAGCCCCAGACCTTCGAACCGGAGGAGGACGCAGAGCGCTTCTTCTATCGATCTGCCGGCGGGCCAGTTTCGGGTACGTTCGTGGCGTTGGGGACCAGCGCTTCGCAAGGTGCGAATGATGCCGATGTCGACTGGGAGCTTGATCTTTCGCCGACGCAGATTGCTGGAGAGGGCATAGGTTCCGAAGCGGCTGTCACTCCTGATCTGGCCGGAGATGATGACTTCCTCAAGGTCCGAAGGCGGGGCCGGCGGTCGATCAAGCCTGCTGCATTACCGTCAAGCACACGACTCTCGATCGCTCCCGAATGTTGCCTGAATTGGGCGACCGAGATCCTCGAAAAGGGATACTTCTGTTCCGACGACGTTGACGCGTTGATTTCATTTTGCGAGGGCAACGGTGACTCCGATGAGCTCCGATCTAACCTGCTGAGAATCCTCGACGCAGCGGGGCTTGAGTCGTTCGACGAGGCAATCAACTGCGAAGATGCCCTATGGGATATCAGATCGGACATTTCTGCCGACGACCTTGCCGAGGCGCTGGAATCAGCATGCTCGCGGGCAACGCGCCTGCCAGGCACCTCGCGTTTCAATATGGACAAGGCCATCGAGGCTCGTCTGCTAGAGCCGCTGCTGCGGGCGAAGCGGGATCTCCAGTTAGGCATTCTCGCCTGCGAACCCGCTGTCCACGAAATACTTGCCAATTTAGACAAGCTTATCGACGGCTCCGTGCAGACAGGTTTTGTAACGATGAGACCGATAGTCCCATCGCGGCCCGATGAAGCTGAAACGGCCGCTTTTTTCAAGGCAGGGCAGGCCCTGCGGTACTGGAATTTGGCCGGCCGCGTGATGGACGGCAGGCGTCGTCGGGAAGCCTTGGAAGCGCTGGAGGCGCTTGACCTTTCCCTCGTGTTCCACAATGCGCTGGTGGGAGTTCTTGCCGAGCACGAACACTATCTTGAAGCTTCCCGTCGACTCGATGCCATGATCTCGGCCATCGAGCGGCTGATCATCGAACATCTGCCCTACGCGCGTCGCTTTGCGGCACGTAACGTCGAAGCGGGGGAAGACCCTGAAGATGTCTTTCAGGTGGCATTCATGGGGTTGCAGCGATCGACCCTTCGCTTCGATCCCGAGCGGGGGTACCGGTTCGTGATCTATGCCACGTTCTGGATGAAGCAGGTGCTGACGCGATGGCGCGCGGACGAAGGAGCGATAGTACGGATCCCGATGCATCGGCACCAGAAACTCGCAAAACTCGACGAGGCGGTTGAACGGCTTGAAGGCAGCCACGGTCGACCACCAACAGAGTCCGAATTGGCTGAGGAACTTGGATGGGACTTGAAGGACGTCAAGCTATTTCTGGACATTCCCCGTCATTACTCCGATCTGGAGGGCCTCGAGCAATGGGAGGGGGCCATTTCAGGCCCTGAACAGGAGGAAGCCCTTGGCCAGGTGGAAGCGGCGCGTATCATCTCGGAAGCGCTCGCAGAGCTGCCGGATCCGGATCGGCAAGCAGAAGTAATCCGCATGCGTTACGGCATTGGCCGCGACCGCGACATGACGCTGGAAGAAATCGGTCAGATTTACAGGGTGACGCGCGAGCGCATCCGACAGATCGAAGCGATGGGTCTTGAGCACCTTTCGCATCCACGGCGCAAACGCCGCTTGCAGACATTGATGGGGCTCTGA
- a CDS encoding ATP-binding protein, whose amino-acid sequence MADLVDNSIAANAREVRIDVDWKGPVSSIRVIDDGDGMDDAALEEGMRLGARDPRADRAARDFGRFGLGLKTASFSQARRLTVASRRKDASIICLRWDLDLIGREPGADWPLFEGPTPGSEHLLEPLERMGHGTVVLWETLDRIVTDGFTANDMIELTGRVEAHLAMTFHRFIDGPQAEFRLLLGPDKVIKPWDPFLVGHPSKAWESTDYHIRHTTGVTAQCHVLPHRDKLRPDEQERAAGLGGWTQQEGFYVYRNRRLMLAGGWLGLSDGGKPWPRDEAHRLARIRLDIPNTADAEWKINVLKSTASPPVLLRPQLRWLASDTREIARRVFAHRGHVTPASGARANALPETWQVRRSAQGTSYRIARDHDLVASILDRAGPLKADILALLRLIEETVPVQRIWLDTAEDKETPRTGFVGAPEAEIRDVLSSLFEAFVKYGGRNPDEARERLRRTPPFDRYLDIVNALERKASV is encoded by the coding sequence TTGGCTGACCTCGTCGACAATTCTATCGCGGCGAATGCACGCGAGGTTCGCATCGATGTCGATTGGAAGGGCCCGGTTAGTTCGATCAGAGTCATCGATGACGGGGATGGCATGGATGATGCTGCCCTTGAGGAAGGGATGCGCCTTGGCGCGCGTGATCCTCGGGCGGATCGCGCAGCCAGAGATTTCGGCCGTTTCGGTCTGGGCCTGAAGACGGCGAGCTTTTCGCAGGCGCGACGGCTGACCGTGGCCAGTCGTCGCAAGGATGCTTCCATCATTTGCCTGCGATGGGATCTGGATCTTATCGGCCGAGAGCCCGGCGCCGACTGGCCACTGTTCGAAGGCCCTACGCCCGGGTCAGAGCACCTTCTCGAGCCTCTCGAGCGAATGGGGCATGGAACTGTCGTCCTGTGGGAGACCCTCGACCGCATCGTGACCGACGGATTTACTGCCAATGACATGATCGAGCTGACTGGCCGTGTGGAAGCGCATCTTGCAATGACTTTCCATCGGTTCATCGATGGCCCACAAGCCGAATTCAGACTTCTTCTTGGCCCCGACAAAGTTATTAAGCCTTGGGATCCGTTCCTGGTGGGACATCCTAGCAAGGCTTGGGAGAGTACCGACTATCACATTCGTCACACCACCGGTGTGACGGCTCAGTGTCACGTGCTGCCTCACCGTGACAAGCTCAGGCCCGACGAACAGGAAAGGGCTGCCGGGCTAGGCGGATGGACCCAGCAGGAAGGTTTTTATGTGTATCGCAATCGACGCCTTATGCTGGCTGGCGGCTGGCTCGGGCTCAGCGACGGGGGCAAGCCTTGGCCCCGGGACGAAGCGCACCGTTTGGCGCGCATCCGGCTTGACATCCCTAACACCGCCGATGCGGAATGGAAGATCAACGTCCTGAAATCCACGGCGAGCCCACCTGTGCTCTTGCGTCCCCAGCTCCGTTGGCTTGCGTCGGATACGCGGGAGATCGCGAGGCGAGTATTCGCCCACCGCGGGCATGTCACACCGGCTTCAGGCGCGCGAGCAAACGCGCTGCCCGAAACTTGGCAGGTCCGGCGATCAGCCCAAGGCACTTCATATCGCATCGCCCGTGACCATGATCTTGTCGCTTCAATCCTCGATCGCGCAGGGCCGCTGAAGGCGGACATCCTCGCGCTCCTGCGCCTCATCGAGGAGACGGTTCCGGTACAACGAATCTGGCTGGATACCGCCGAGGACAAGGAAACACCCCGGACCGGCTTCGTTGGCGCCCCGGAAGCCGAGATACGCGATGTGCTATCTTCGCTGTTCGAAGCTTTTGTGAAGTATGGCGGCCGAAATCCGGACGAGGCCCGCGAAAGGCTTCGCCGCACCCCACCTTTTGATCGGTACCTCGATATTGTTAACGCTCTTGAACGGAAAGCTTCCGTATGA